The following nucleotide sequence is from Phycisphaera sp..
AAGCCCTCGAGCCCGGCGTTGGCCTCGTCGTCGCCCGCAACGACGAGATCACCCCTGGCGAGGCAATCGCCCTCAACCCAACGGGCATCGTCATCAGCCCCGGCCCCTGCACCCCTGCCGAGGCCGGTGTGTCGGCCGCCATCATCGAACGCTTCGCCGGAGTCGTGCCCGTGCTGGGCGTCTGCTTGGGCTGCCAGGTGATGGCCCAGATGCACGGCCTGCCCGTCACCCGCCACGCCGTTCCGGTGCATGGCCGCGCGAGCATCGTCACCCACGACGGCCAAGGTGTGCTAGCCAACCTGCCCAGCCCGATGGAGGCCGCCCGCTACCACTCGCTGGTCGTCACCGGCGAGATTCCCGAGCCATCACCCGATCGCGATGGCTGGGCCATCACCGCCCGGACCGACGAGCCGACACCCAACGGCGGCACCCGCCGCGTACTCATGGGCCTGCGGCGAATCTGGGCAGACGGCACCAAGGCCCCGCTCGAGGGCGTGCAATTCCATCCCGAGAGTTATCTGACCCCCCACGGTTCGGCCTTACTGGACAACTTCTTGAGCATGATCGATCAATACCAAGCCAATCGATCGAAGGCCAGAGTTTTACCGATGAAATAGCGGGAACAAAGCCGCGTCCTCGAGGTATACTCCCAATGGTGACCCCGATCCGCGCCATCGTGTTGCTGGTGTCCCTGGCCGTTCTGCTGGCCGGGCCGGTGTCGTCGTTCGCGGCCACCGGCGACTGCTGCTGCACCCAAGCTGCAACACAGGCCGATGCCGGCGCAACCGACGCCTGCTGCGAGGTGCCGGGCGATCGGCCCGAGCACCAAGACTCGCGCGACGATGACACGCCGAGCGAGTGCCCGAGCGAGTGCGACACGTGCGTGTCGTGTTCGGTCATGAGCCAGCCCGTGCAACTGAGCCGGCCCACGATGGGCCTCGAACTTCCCGATTCGCAACCCGACGCGTTCACGGCAATCGAACCGCAGAGCCACGCGATCGAGCCCCACTTCTCGCTGCTGCGTCCCCCGCGAAGCTGAGCGTCCGCACCCGTGTTGCGCGCCCGTCTTGAGATGGTGCGCGCCCTGGTCCATGCGCATCACTCAGCCGCGGAGCAACCGCAATGCACTCGAAAGCACTCCTTGGGCGCATCCCGCCCTCCACCGCCGTCGCCGCGGGCGTCGCCATCATTCTGACGGGGGTGGTCGTCTGGACCGCCGGCGTGAGCTTCACCCCCGCCACTCCGGTGCGCGTTGCGCCGGTAGTGTTCGAGGCGTCCGCCGTCGAGACACAGGAAGCCGAACCGGGCGAACGCCAGCCCGCCGGCCAGGCCATCCAGGCCCCAGGCTGGCTCGAGGCCGCCCCCTACTACACCGCCGCCACCGCGCTGACCGACGGCGTGGTGGCCGAGGTGCTGGTGCTCGAGGGGCAGACCGTCGAGAAGGGCCAGCCCCTGGCACGCCTGGTGCCCGACGACGCGCACATCTCACTCGCCGCCGCCGAGGCCAACCTCACCAGCGCCCAAGCCGAACTGGCGGTCGCGCAAGCCAACCTTCGTGCCGCCGAGACCGACTGGAACAACCCCATCGAGCGCGAGCGGGCCGTGGCCGCGACCAAGGCCGCGCTGGCGGAAACCGAGGCCAACCTCACCCAACTCCCCGCCGTCACCGAGACGCAGCGGGCGATGGCCAAGCAGCTGCAGGCCGAGCTCGACCGCGCCAGCCGCGCGCAGCGGGGCGGCGCTGCGAACGAATTGGAAGTGATCGTGCTCACCCAGCGTGTGGCCGGCCAGCTAGCCACGGTTACCGCGACCGAGCAGCGGCAGGCCATCCTCGAAGCCCAGCGCGACCGCCTGCGGGCCGAGGTGCACGCCGCCGGGCGCAACTTCGAGCTCCGTATCGATGAGCAGCGCAGCCTCGACCTCTCGCGCGCCCACGAGCAGCGCGCCCGAGCCGCCGTCGCGATGGCCCAGGCCAAGCTCGACGAGGCCCAGCTCCGCGTCGACCGCCTGACCATCACCGCTCCCATCACCGGGGCCGTGCAGAAACGCCTGAAAGTGCCCGGCGACAAGATCATGCTGGCCATGGACGAGGCCCACTCCGCGCATGTCGTTCACTTGTACGACCCCGCCAAGCTCCAGGTCCGCGTCGACGTGCCATTGGCCGACGCGCGGCACATGTTCGAGGGCCAGCGGTGCGAGGTTATCGTCGAGGTGCTGCCCGACCAGACGTTCGAGGGCGTGGTCGACCGCATCACCTACGAGGCCGACCTGCAAAAGAACACGTTGCAGGCCAAGGTGCGCGTGATCGACCCCTCGCCCCTGCTGCGGCCCGAGATGCTCACGCGCGTGAAGTTCCTGCCGCGAGGCGGGGGCGGGCAGGAAGCCCCCGCATTGGGCGACACCGCCATGCTCGTGCCCAGCAGCGCCATCGACAACGGCCGCGTCTGGGTCGTTCGGAGTCGTCGCGGCGATACGGGCAAGGCTTTCGCACAGGGCATCGAGATCATCGAAGACCTCGGCGAGTACGCCCGCGTGCGCGGCAAGCTGCGATCGGGAGACCTGCTCGCGCTGAACGCCACCAACCTCAACGACGGCGCCCGAGTGCGCATCTCTACCGACAGCAAGGACGGCACCCCATGACACTCATCAAGTGCGAACAACTCACCCGCGAGTTCAAGAAGGGCGAGGAGATCATCCGCCCGCTCGACGGTCTCGACCTCGAAGTCCCCGCCGGCGAGTTCATGGCCCTCATGGGCCCCAGCGGCAGCGGCAAGACCACGCTGCTGAACCTCATCGCCGGCATCGACAAGCCCACCAGCGGCAAGCTCATCATCGACGGTGTGAACATCGCCGAGCTCAGCCGCAACAAGCTGGCCGCCTGGCGCTCCGACAACGTCGGCTACGTCTTCCAGCTCTACAACCTCGTGCCGGTGCTCACGGCCTTCGAGAACGTCGAGCTGCCCCTGCTGCTGCACAAGCTCACCCGCGCCGAGCGGCGCGAGCGTGTGCAGAAGGCGCTTGAAGACGTGGGCATCGCCGACCGAAGCGACCACTTCCCCCGCCAGCTCTCGGGCGGGCAGGAGCAGCGCGTGGCCATCGCCCGCGCGATCGTGACCGACCCGACCATCCTGGTGGCCGACGAGCCCACGGGCGACCTGGACAAATCGTCGGCCAAGTCGATCATGGAACTGCTCAGCAGCCTGAATCGGGATCAGGGCAAGACCATCGTGATGGTGACCCACGATCCGGGCACCACCGACTACGCAACACGCACGCTGCACCTGGACACCGGAAAGCTCGCCCGCGACCACGCGCACCAAACGGAAGAGGTGCTCGCATGAACCCCCTCAAGTTTGTCCCTTATATCGCAAAGCAAGCCTGGCGCCACCGCGTGCGCTCGGGCCTCACGCTCATGGGCATCGCCATCGCCATGTTCCTGTTCACCGCCGTCCAGGCCATGCGCACCGGCGTCGAGGCCGCAACGACCGCAACCGCCAACGACACCACGCTGGTCGTCTACCGCAAGGACCGCTTCTGCCCGGTCACCAGCGAGCTGCCCCAGGACTACCAACGCCGCATCGAGTCGATCCCCGGCGTTGTGTCGGCCATCCCCATGAAGGTCGTCGTCAGCAACTGCCGAACAAGCCTGGACGTGGTCACCTTCCGCGGCGTGCCCAAAGACGACTTCATCGCCAGCCGCGGCGACAAGTTCGAGGTCATCGACGGCAGCCTCGAAGACTGGAAACGCCGCACCGACGCCGCGCTGCTTGGCGAAACCCTCGCCACCCGGCGAGGCCTCAAGGCCGGGCAGACCTTCGACGCCGCGGGCATCACCGCCTACGTCGCCGGCGTCATTCGCTCGAAGGACCCCCAGGACCACAACGTCGCCTACACCGCGCTCGAGTTCGTGCAGCTCGCCGGGCGAGACCGGCTTGGCATCGTCACGCAGTTCAACGTAAAGGTCGAAGACGCGAGCATGCTCGACGGCGTGGCCGAGGCCATCGACGATGAGTTCCGCCGCGCGCAAGACCCAACCCAGACCTTCGGCGAGAAGGCCTTCGTCGCGCGCATCGCCGACGACATCGTCGAGCTGGTGGGCTTCGCCAACTGGCTGGGCATCGGCGCCCTCATCGCCGTGCTGGCGTTGGTGGGTAATGCCATCATCCTGAGCGTCCAGAGCCGCATCGCCGAGCACGCCGTGCTGCAAACGCTGGGCTTCAACGGCCGCCTGGTCGCGATGCTCATCGTGGCCGAGGGCGTGCTGCTGTCGCTCATCGGCGGCGTGCTGGGCGCGGCCGCCGCGATGCTCGTGGCCCGCTTCGGCAGCTTCGCCTTGTCGGTCGAGGGCCAATCCATCCCCATCACCGCGGGCTGGCGGGTGCTGGCCATCGGCGTGCTGGTGTGCGTGGCGCTGGGCGTATTGGCGGGCCTCGTGCCCGCGTGGCAGGCCTCGCGCCGCGAGATCGCTACGTGCTTCCGGGCCGTCTAAGTAGGAAAGCCATGAAACTCGTACAAATTCTCAGCATCTCGCTCACGCTGGCCTTCCTTGTCGCGTGCTCTGAGCCGGAGACTCCCAAGATGACCGTTCAATATCCCATGACACTCGAACTGGTCGGCTTCGACGGCTGTCCAAACACGCCTTCGCTGCGCCAAGAGCTCTTCAATGCTCTCGAACTCGGCGGCTGGAGCACACAATTCGAAGACATCGACCTTACACAATTGAATGAGGACGATCCCCGCCGTCGGTTCGCGGCCCCCTCGATCTTGGTCGACTCCAAGGACCTCTTTGGAGAACTCCCTTCGGCGTCGGGGGAGTTGGGATGCAGGATCTATCAGGACGGGCTCCCCACTGCCGACCAGATCGCAGACCAATTGAGGGGCTTGGTGGGCAGTTGAAACTACGACAACTCCCATTCGAGTACGCCTACCGGAACCTCGGCCGCAGCCGCATGCGCATGCTGGCCAGCATCATCGGCGCCACGCTCGTGGTGCTGCTCGTGCTGTCGGCCGCCGGCTTTGTGCGCGGCATGCAGCTGACCCTGACCCAAAGCGAAGGCCTGCACGAGAACGTCATCATCATGAGCACCGGCAGCGAGGAGGCCCTCGAGCGCAGCCAGATCGACGCCTCCACAGCGGGCCAGGCCATCGCCAGCATCCCGGGGTTGGCCGAGCGCGGCGGGGTCACCTACGCCTCGCCCGAGATCAATATCGCTCTGCCCGTCAACACCGACGCGAGCGACACCACGCCCCGCCAGGCCGTCA
It contains:
- a CDS encoding efflux RND transporter periplasmic adaptor subunit, which translates into the protein MHSKALLGRIPPSTAVAAGVAIILTGVVVWTAGVSFTPATPVRVAPVVFEASAVETQEAEPGERQPAGQAIQAPGWLEAAPYYTAATALTDGVVAEVLVLEGQTVEKGQPLARLVPDDAHISLAAAEANLTSAQAELAVAQANLRAAETDWNNPIERERAVAATKAALAETEANLTQLPAVTETQRAMAKQLQAELDRASRAQRGGAANELEVIVLTQRVAGQLATVTATEQRQAILEAQRDRLRAEVHAAGRNFELRIDEQRSLDLSRAHEQRARAAVAMAQAKLDEAQLRVDRLTITAPITGAVQKRLKVPGDKIMLAMDEAHSAHVVHLYDPAKLQVRVDVPLADARHMFEGQRCEVIVEVLPDQTFEGVVDRITYEADLQKNTLQAKVRVIDPSPLLRPEMLTRVKFLPRGGGGQEAPALGDTAMLVPSSAIDNGRVWVVRSRRGDTGKAFAQGIEIIEDLGEYARVRGKLRSGDLLALNATNLNDGARVRISTDSKDGTP
- a CDS encoding ABC transporter permease yields the protein MNPLKFVPYIAKQAWRHRVRSGLTLMGIAIAMFLFTAVQAMRTGVEAATTATANDTTLVVYRKDRFCPVTSELPQDYQRRIESIPGVVSAIPMKVVVSNCRTSLDVVTFRGVPKDDFIASRGDKFEVIDGSLEDWKRRTDAALLGETLATRRGLKAGQTFDAAGITAYVAGVIRSKDPQDHNVAYTALEFVQLAGRDRLGIVTQFNVKVEDASMLDGVAEAIDDEFRRAQDPTQTFGEKAFVARIADDIVELVGFANWLGIGALIAVLALVGNAIILSVQSRIAEHAVLQTLGFNGRLVAMLIVAEGVLLSLIGGVLGAAAAMLVARFGSFALSVEGQSIPITAGWRVLAIGVLVCVALGVLAGLVPAWQASRREIATCFRAV
- a CDS encoding ABC transporter ATP-binding protein, giving the protein MTLIKCEQLTREFKKGEEIIRPLDGLDLEVPAGEFMALMGPSGSGKTTLLNLIAGIDKPTSGKLIIDGVNIAELSRNKLAAWRSDNVGYVFQLYNLVPVLTAFENVELPLLLHKLTRAERRERVQKALEDVGIADRSDHFPRQLSGGQEQRVAIARAIVTDPTILVADEPTGDLDKSSAKSIMELLSSLNRDQGKTIVMVTHDPGTTDYATRTLHLDTGKLARDHAHQTEEVLA
- a CDS encoding aminodeoxychorismate/anthranilate synthase component II, whose amino-acid sequence is MILLIDNYDSFTWNLVQRLGEAALVRGEALEPGVGLVVARNDEITPGEAIALNPTGIVISPGPCTPAEAGVSAAIIERFAGVVPVLGVCLGCQVMAQMHGLPVTRHAVPVHGRASIVTHDGQGVLANLPSPMEAARYHSLVVTGEIPEPSPDRDGWAITARTDEPTPNGGTRRVLMGLRRIWADGTKAPLEGVQFHPESYLTPHGSALLDNFLSMIDQYQANRSKARVLPMK